A single window of Oreochromis aureus strain Israel breed Guangdong linkage group 7, ZZ_aureus, whole genome shotgun sequence DNA harbors:
- the ass1 gene encoding argininosuccinate synthase — protein MPVYLLSKLWCSHKSLDKTNAAGTGRSKRHEDAVGAVDDATCRGGQQTVQHSQRTEHAAAFLRSSPTDTRVSSVRKKPSASVGLLWLLQQKALIMSKGTVVLAYSGGLDTSCILVWLKEQGYDVITYLANIGQDEDFEAARKKAESLGAKKVFIEDLRTEFVEHFIWPAVQANAVYEDRYLLGTAVARPCIARRQVEIARREGAQFVSHGATGKGNDQIRFELTCYALYPEVKIIAPWRIPEFYNRFRGRTDLMEYAKEHGIPVPVTPRAPWSMDANLMHISYESGILENPKSRAPADLYLMTKNPEDSPNVQDVLEIEFKKGVPVKVTNMNDGISKNTALDIFSYLNEIGGKHGVGRIDIVENRFIGMKSRGIYETPGGTVLLKAHLDIETFTMDKEVRRIKQGLGIKFSELVYNGFWYSPECDFVRHCIAKSQENVEGKVQLSVFKGQVYILGRESPKSLYNEELVSMDVQGDYDPCDASGFIRINAVRLREHHRLQGLSSTKQ, from the exons ATGCCAGTGTATCTGCTGAGCAAGCTCTGGTGCTCCCATAAATCCTTAGATAAAACAAATGCTGCTGGCACAGGGCGATCAAAGCGACACGAGGACGCCGTGGGCGCTGTGGATGACGCAACGTGTCGCGGAGGGCAGCAAACCGTACAGCATAGTCAGCGAACCGAGCACGCTGCTGCTTTCCTGCGCTCCTCACCGACAGACACACGCGTCTCTTCGGTTAGAAAGAAACCCTCTGCTAGTGTCGGT CTTCTTTGGCTGCTTCAGCAAAAAGCACTCATCATGTCCAAAGGTACGGTGGTTCTGGCTTACAGCGGGGGACTGGACACCTCCTGCATTCTGGTCTGGCTCAAGGAGCAGGGCTATGATGTCATCACCTACTTG GCCAACATTGGGCAAGACGAAGACTTTGAAGCTGCCCGGAAAAAGGCGGAAAGCCTCGGTGCAAAGAAG GTTTTCATTGAAGACCTTCGTACAGAGTTTGTGGAGCACTTCATCTGGCCTGCCGTTCAGGCCAATGCTGTCTACGAAGACCGATACCTGCTGGGCACTGCGGTAGCACGGCCCTGCATTGCCCGGCGTCAGGTGGAGATTGCACGCAGGGAGGGTGCCCAGTTTGTCTCACACGGTGCCACTGGAAAG GGGAATGACCAGATACGCTTTGAGCTAACATGCTATGCCCTCTACCCTGAGGTCAAG ATCATCGCACCCTGGAGGATACCCGAGTTTTACAACCGCTTCCGGGGGAGGACCGACTTGATGGAGTATGCAAAG GAGCATGGCATCCCTGTGCCTGTGACCCCTCGGGCACCTTGGAGCATGGACGCCAACCTCATGCATATAAG CTACGAGTCGGGCATCCTGGAGAATCCCAAG agtCGTGCACCAGCTGACCTGTACCTGATGACCAAGAATCCAGAAGACTCTCCAAATGTCCAAGATGTGCTGGAGATAGAGTTCAAAAAAG GTGTTCCTGTCAAGGTGACCAATATGAACGATGGTATTTCCAAAAACACAGCACTGGATATCTTCTCATACCTCAATGAGATCGG GGGAAAACACGGAGTGGGCCGGATAGACATTGTAGAGAACCGTTTCATCGGCATGAAGTCCCGAG GGATATATGAAACCCCAGGAGGTACAGTTCTGTTGAAGGCCCACTTAGACATTGAGACCTTTACCATGGACAAAGAGGTGCGGAGGATCAAACAGGGGCTTGGTATCAAGTTCTCTGAACTCGTGTACAATG GTTTCTGGTACAGTCCAGAGTGTGATTTTGTGCGACACTGCATCGCCAAGTCCCAGGAGAACGTGGAGGGCAAAGTGCAGCTGTCCGTCTTCAAGGGTCAGGTCTACATCCTGGGACGAGAGTCACCCAAGTCCCTGTACAACGAGGAGCTGGTCAG CATGGACGTGCAGGGAGACTATGACCCGTGTGATGCCTCTGGATTCATCAGGATTAATGCCGTCAG ATTAAGGGAACACCACCGCTTGCAGGGTTTGTCCAGCACCAAGCAGTAG